The Megalops cyprinoides isolate fMegCyp1 chromosome 15, fMegCyp1.pri, whole genome shotgun sequence region TTATTTGGCGGGAAAAGTTGTACATTCAGGTGGTATATTAAAGAAATACTgtgaaaaaaaccccaaaacacttattcattacatattcataacacgcacacacacacacacacacacacacacacacacacacacacacacacgcacacacgcacacacacacacacacacacacacgcacacacacacacgcgcgcgcgcgcgcataaTTTTACAACATGTAAAGTATTGCTGCAAGCCCAAGTCGGTGCATTGCTCTTATGGAATACATGTTAAactataatttataatattggagcaatattttaaatactcACACAATCTCTGATAAATTCTTCcgttaaaatgtttaattaatgagtTCATTGCCACAACGAACGAGCTGAGGAAAATGTTTCggttttgtgtctttttaaaattcGTAGATAAATACAATGAAGTATGTACATGAAATTTATTTATAAACTATTTTATTATCATGATAATTATATTAATGGTATTTCACGTAAATATTGCATTAGGAAAGCATGCCATGAAAACTACATATACAAAACGCTTAAGttaataattatgtttaaaataagtaGGCAGACATAAAATATTATGCTCCTTTAGTGCCCATTCATATACTAATCAATAACAGTAACCGACAACAtacatgtttattcatgttttagttaagacaaattaaatgatactttttaaatttaatggaTACTGACAAACTACTAATGCAGGCCATGTTCCTTATTTTCACACACCATTTCAAATATGGCATAGACGACATATTATGAATCCGCGTATATGACAACCCTCGAAAATCCTGAACTTTAAAATCGTGATAGCGCTGAACATCGGAAGCAACTATAGGCCAATCGATGCATGTTGCATAATTGCTCACTCAGCAAGAGTTCTGAGAATTCCAATTTAATAACTGTTTAGTGGATAATAGATCCTTAtatgacaaacaaacagagcgGTAAACATTGTGTGCATCTCACAATCCTCTTCCCAGTGCTCGGGCCAATAGAAACAGAGGAGCCTTCAATCCTAAATTAATCACAAAACGGACGGAGAAAATGAAAACGCGGAGAGACAAAGCGCCGGGTGTGTATGAGGGGGGGATGGGTGATattaaagaatgaaataaacGGAGAATCTGAAAGGTGTACGTGAAAAAAGTACAGGCGACTTAGTTTTGAAcgcatttaaaacaaacaaacacaaccaaaagACAAAACGCAAACACGGGGAAGCACAATACCTTTTGCTGCTTTTGGCATGACTAACTTTAGCAAGCGAAATAATGTATTTTCCTCTCTTATTCGCAAACGCACACGCATTGACAACGATGTTGATTTATCCTCTAGTCCTAAAATATTTACATCGAAAAACAGAAAGATTCATTAGAAACGAAACGATGCCGTACCCATAGCGCAGCATACATTCACAAACTAAAGTACCTTCTGCTTTTCTACTGGCTGAGATGAGTATGTAAATTGTTGTAGGTTTGGTTCTGAACGAATCCGTTCCGTTTTGCTCGAATCCGCCTCTCCGTGCTCGTTCCTTTTGACGCACTTAAAGAGTCTTCCCTCAACCTTAAGGCGAGTCGCAGCGACCAATCACCGAGCCATTACAGGCTTCAGAGGACGCTGTTTATGTGACTCCAACACTAATTAGGCTCATGAACTAACAAATCGCCTGCACAACTGGTGAAGAACTGATCACATGCATGGATTGTCTGGACTAGGCGACCACCTCTGTAgagatttgttgttttttttaacattcccaTCTGCTTTCTGTTCCTTTCACAACTTAATCATCGCAGACAAACTTTCATCTTCAGAGTGGAGTATTTCTTAGCGAGAACGCTTGCATCTGTTTGACTTGAGCTGGAGGGATCTTGACTGGTAAACCATGTTTCAACCGACACCGAAGAGGTGTTTTACCATAGAATCGTTGGTAGCAAAGGATAATCCTCTGCCGGCGTCGAGGTCCGAGGAGCCAATTCGACCAGCAGCTCTCAGCTATGCAAACTCCAGCCAGATGAACCCATTTTTGAACGGCTTCCACTCCAGCGGTAGGGGCGTCTACTCTAATCCGGACTTGGTGTTCGCCGAGGCAGTTTCGCACCCTCCAAACTCCGCTGTCCCGGTTCATCCAGTCCCCCCACCGCATGCGCTGGCTGCTCACCCGCTCTCGTCCCCCCACAGTCCGCATCCTCTGTTTGCCAGCCAGCAAAGGGACCCTTCAACTTTCTACCCTTGGCTAATACATAGATATAGGTATTTGGGTCACAGATTCCAAGGTATGTCcgggttttattttttatctggtttattattgctattttgtTACCAATTTGAGACTTTTCTAAAGCTCACTGACATTGCCTTAAGAGATTTTCCAGAATCTAAAAACGTCGATTTATGGAGGAGGAacattttgctgaaatattGTTCGCAAAATTATGGGCCTTTACATATAATTGGAGTCTTGAATGACATTACCTGTCCAACTGAATTTGCAATAGagacatttgttaaaaaaacagttactTTATATTATTGAAAACTGtatttcatggttttatttcatttaaagtatAACAAATTAGTAACAAACTTGAGTATTGGCATGACGAAATTGAACATATGTTTGGAAAAAATACTCCAGTTCATTTGCTTTATTGACCGTCTTTATAGTATTTCAACAGGAAGATTGTATGTACACATTTCGTGcaacatttaataattaaatcaattaaaactTCCCTTTGTTAGTGTTTTCAGCATAGTTTGTTATGGCGAAAAGTAGACTGTGCTTTCAATATTAGTAACCTGTTTACAGCTGATTATTGATTTGAATAAATGTACGCGAAATTAAACCACGAAATAATAGTGAGCAAACGTAAGCATACCTTTACAGGTAATATAGCGGCTTTTCTTGATCCTTGACTTAGTTACTGCATAcgtgaaatttatttaatatttcgGAAAAAAACCAATAATGATTTggatcatttattatttttatacaaaagAATCATATATCAAACaattacacttttatttttagcgtttgtgaaatatttgtacatgtattattttaacaacgaatcatgtttatttttgaagaatCCAATTTAGAGGTTTCGGATGAACTCCTTTGCCGTAATTAGAATAACTGAATTACTTTCTGTATTGTAATAAGCATTTATAATTTGCTCACCTGGTTGATTTGTGCAAAGAAGTATTAAAACATCAGCAAACCAAATAATGTTGCTCGTAATTATGCCAAATAGATGCGCTAcgtttaataaataaatggatatcGTATTTTGTTTGACGTTTTTATTCGTTTCTTGTCCATAATGATATTATTTTCTGTGCGTGCGCTCAGACAACTATagtcaaaattattattatcactgtcACAACTACTATTGTCTAATCGCTTAttcttgttgctgttttgaCGAATGCGCAActaattattttctgaaatagaattaatgtatgaatgtaatgtatgacTTAACTGATATTACTTTTAAAtagttcatattttattatcatattttttgGGATAATTGCGGTTATATGTCTTGTATTAAGTGTTGTGTGATATATAGTGGTACTTTTAAAATTGATGCTTATTGGGGTATTCTATTTATTCGTTATTcagatgttttatattttaagagACGGCTCTTGTGCAAATGGAGGCCATTTGATTACTCTGAAAGAAAAGTGTATTTGGGAGAGGAGAACGTTCTGCAGACTGAAAACAGCGATGGATTAATGAGAGGTTATCACTCTGGGTTGAACTCAAGTGTTGACAGTTTGAAAGAAAAGACGGAGCATAATTGTTATCTTTCCCGTTGTTGTGTACAGGCAATGAGACAAGCCCGGAAAGCTTCCTTTTACATAATGCACTGGCCAGAAAGCCCAAAAGAATTCGGACAGCGTTCTCTCCCTCGCAACTACTACGGCTTGAACACGCTTTCGAAAAAAATCACTACGTTGTTGGTGCCGAACGAAAACAGCTTGCACACAGCCTTAGCCTCACAGAAACTCAGGTAAGGCGCATGTACTTGAACACGTGATGTAAAACCAATTcaatcatatatatttttacactgttttattATAGTAGAAGAGCGGGTACAGGGAAAGAACCCATGTTAGAAGGGTTGCGCGCATAAGGGCAAGACCATGAGTGCACGGGCACTAATCTGCCTGGATCACTCCGTACAGTTTTCGTTTCAGTGCGTCATCGATACTTTTCTCGTGCTCAGCGTTCATTGAACAAAAGGACAATATATAATCAATGGCAttttaagtgaaataaataattttaaggGATTGCTCGTAAtgaacatttaatttacatgtgTGGATAttcagagtgagagtgagttcTTACGTTTTCATGTCAATACCAACTATAGCAGAGTGCAAGGGGGTTGCAAATATATCTGATATGCAGTattttgtatgaatattttcatgaatagaatatactgaaacattttaaatgacaccaAAAATCACTGCTTTTACATACCATAATTTACTACGTTGAATTCGTAAAAGTAAAACTGATAGTAAACTTGCTTAGAAATCTGCGCTGGCTGGGCCCAAACCCATGTTGGTCGCTTATGCCCATAGTCGTGTCGTAATCGTATTCTAGGTGCGGGgtttaatgtcattatttttagaAGAGGTctcagagaaaaggagaagggTTAACCTGTTAACTGATTTCACGAGATACTTAAAAGCCAGAGGCGATCAGAATGAATTTCCCTCGGTATATTTAAGATGGCATGTGTGCCTGTCGGTTTATGAACTGGTCGGGTCTTTTGTCCCATGTGTCTGCTCCGGCTCTTTTGGAAACGAACTCCTTTTAGGAAACCAGTCTGGAGAAATGAACTGCCGTCCCCTTCAATTAGCAACCTGAAAGCACATTAAATGCACCCCAGTACAGCACTAGTCTTTTAGATTTGAGACTTGTGTACAATAGAACTAATACGTGTGGTGAATTAAGCTGAAGGCTTTAGTATGTTACTACAACACTTTAAATGTTCCTCTGTAGAATTATTACTTGAATAACCGTGGACATACttaaacacagcacaggtgCTTTATTCTGGCATTTGCGTTAACGTCAGAATTTACAACAAAGTGAAACCGACCTAGAGAAGTTTTGTCTTTAGAAATATCACATCTCATCATTTACCATATTTTCATGACGTATGAACAATTTGCTTTATATACCTGTATATAAATTGcctctgaaaataataataaaacattatttgaatATTGATGTGATAGACTTATCAAAGCGTAAAACCCCTCATATTACGGAACAGAGACGCGCTCGAACGGCCAAAAGAGGTTAcgcatttaaatgcattaacttaaatcaaacatttttacgCATGAACATGCGCTTTTACGGAGATGAACATGGAACtgatatgtatatatgcaaATGCAGGAGTTGTGTATGTACACCCTGGGGAAATTTCTCCGAAAAGTCGTTCATATATTTATCGCTTCCCTGATGGTTTCGCTCATTGAAAGCCATATGTTAATGTATAACAAGTGTCAAGTGTTGGTGTGCTTATACTGCCAAGCAAACTACCTCTAGACTCCCCGGAGTTTAGAATACACGAATGCACATGAATGTAGGCCTCGAAAATCGCGTTACGTTTaagacagcgtgtgtgtgtgtgtgtgcgcgcgcgcgtatatatatatatatatgtatatgcaatGCGTAACCGTGTAAATGTTAAGATACATCAGATTAttataaataagtaaaacagtGTCTGACTTGCCAATATTAAACTATTGTTGAATATCTACAATGGACCTAATATGCTTCTAGTAACTAGCATCTTTTCTTTCAGTTGATGCTTTTACTTGTAGCACACCTGTCAAACAGAGAagtgtctttctcttttttcctaattttgattttttttttcgtttccTCCCATAGGTAAAAGTTTGGTTTCAGAACCGGAGAACGAAATTCAAACGGCAGAAACTGGAAGAGGAGGGCTCGGATTCGCAACAGAAGAAAAAGGGAACGCATCACATAAACCGGTGGAGGCTCGCGACGAAGCAAGGCAGTCCCGAGGAAATTGACGTCACTTCAGACGATTAAAAACTGATTTTCTGAGCCCGGGAAAGCGGCGCGGAGGATGACACGGATAAGACTGCTATGTAGCAGAACGAGAGGGTAAAGACAATGTCAAAATTCGCTTCTATGGAGATCGGCAgctgagggtgagagaggtCCGATTGGTGGCACTACTGTCACAAACATGGAActgtcaattcaattcaaagttCCAAGGTGAGGGGATTGACAGGTATCACATGCAGTCCACCCCCaactcccctgcccccccccccccccccccctccctgcgaCCACTATCTCCCACTAACCACCCATAAAATATAAATCCAATTCGCATTGGACATTTGCACTTCTAAAAGTTTCTAAATATGAACGTTCCACACAAGATACCAAAACACACAACTGTTTTGTAAAACTTGAATTGCATGGTAGCGGAAAGAATTTTGGTAGTTGTTTTAATTTGACCATtttccaaatacttttgttttaGTTCTATTTTTTAATCTTCTCAGAGATGTTGTGTGcttcttccttttttacaaCAGTGTGCAGTCTTTGAACTTATGACTTCTCGTGTTAAAGTGATTGTGAAAACAATATGAAGTAGCAGTGCTGCGTTATAGTGTTTTTtaagaaaaggcaaaaagaaaatgaatttcaaaactTTATAAAACTTTACTATACCACAGATAGATTGCTCTAAATGAAAGTATTCAGGACATTCCTTTAACCTAAAGCTTTACCATGTCTCCGTAACCTTGGTGCGAACATGTTGTCAGGACTGGCCCCTCCTGTTAAAGTTGCCACGAAGGACTAAATGTAATTGACGGCCGTGTGGGCAGCAAGCGTTTTAAGCACTGAGCGTATTTCATGTATAGTGGTACTTAaagttaatgtttctgttaAACCCTCTTTTATcagaatgtaaataattttgtgtttgtgttaagtTTGCTACAATTTTAACACAAAGTATACTTCCAAGAAGTATGTAATTGTCAATATTTTGTCAATAAAGTTTTATCAATATGCTGCTCAGTAAAATCACAGGGTTTTTATTCAAGGTCatcaatgaaatatatttcaaattgGGCACCGTGATTTTGCCTATTGCTTTCATGCCATCAGGATAAAAGATGAGCTGAGAACATGTTCAGATAGAGGCCCTTTTGTCATTATATAAATTTTAACAGATAATGACATTTCAGGTTACTCTTCAGGTCATTCGGCCGATCATGCGGATCGATTACTACGAACGGCGatttcattttagaaaattCAATTTAAGCATGTTGGTTCAATTTATAAGCAAATGCGGTATAATTATTGGAAAAGATACACGAGTGATGCTTATGCTGAAATAGTTAAAATAGTAACATATAAAGAATGCTGTAACCAGTTCTAAAAAGCTCAGTTTTCTGGGGCAAGTGGTTGTTTTTTCATGCTTCATTTGCTTCTCAGCCTGATAGACGGCATTAATCAGTTTTATTTCCATTGATAGCGGAGCAGCGTCTGCTCTGTTCAAGCTACAAAGAGTCCTACGAGCTTTTGTGAAAGTGCAAATCAGTTTAGGCAATTATCATACCAGTAATAtgagggggaaaggggaagCATTGCCCAATGGTCCGCTTTAATCTCTTAATCCGTGGATCCAAGGGGGCTTGGTTGGACATAATTTAGTACAATCTGACTACCCCTTACGATGTGATAAGGGAAGGTTGCAATGTGCCGCAAAAAATAGGAGCTTTGTTTGAAGTCTTGTCTTCGGCTGCCACAATTAGGATATGCGAGCACGCGCTGGTTTTTCCCAATTTgatcacaaacaaaacaacagcaacccAGTTTCGTTTTTAGAGCAAGTAAAAAACATCCTCCTTTACTCCAAGAATATAATCAGGTCATATATACTTCCGATTTGTGATATTATAGCCTATGTATGCCTACACATGTGGCCgaaaaagtaaaattttgaattctgtactgtttttttataATAGACTTTATTTTCAAGAACGTTATAGTCTATTAACTGCACTTAAAGTCTGGAGCGTGACCATATCCGTTTTGCACTGATGACCACATATTTGAGATATACTTTGTTCCCACTATTCCGCATGTTTCAGAAATAACTCGAGGTCCAACTTACAAATTTCCCGGTGAAAGCGGAGTAGCTTTTTCCATAATTGTTTCACAGCTTGATAAAGGAGCTTTTTTGGGAGGGGGCTATACATACAAACTATGGATGGGGAATTTTAAAGCGGTCTGTGGACtataacagcaataaaaatcTTCAGAGAATAccattagctttgaaaaacccCTAAAAGCTTTATTACAAACCCAGCTTTGAAATAGGGGGATTAGAAGGCTGAAAGGGTCCCACAATAGTTAGAAGAAAAGGTTTCATGCTAATGAGGTTAATGCCCTTTGTATCTCAGGACTCCACAACTTCATTACTCCTATCTCGAGCTACACCGAGCGGCTCAGAGCGCGCCAATCCACTCTAGCTTTTCCCTACCCTGGCTAAAGAAGGATTTGATAGCGGTCCTGTTCAAACTAGATAATTATATCTTTTCAAGTTGGAATTAAGATAAAGAAAGTGCAGCGAAGGCGGTGAGCCTTGATCCGCTGCAAACAAATTTGGCGCactttctcccctctccttgcCTGAATAGacaggacagccccctcatTAGCGTCCCCTTTCCTTTATtaatttccccctctctctgctttaaaTGCGTCAGTGTTTTTCAGATAAttggataaaataaaaataataaaaaaattaaacaacttATGTGTAACTATTTTGGAAACGCCACAAAATGCATTATAGTTAACTGCTTGATTATTTGAattgattcattaatttatttttttttatctgcgCATACATGCACCTGGGATGGTAGTTTACGCATTTACAACATAAATGCCAGAATGTACGGTACAGTATATTGTTGAGACAGGCAGATATCTTCATGTAGACATGTAaagatgtatttgaaaaaaatatatatacacttaGTTACCACATCGATACCTATGGCAGGGATTGTAGCAAACCATTACctaaaatatattacatcatAAAATAACAGATGTGTTCACATTACAGGGGTGATGATATTGCATTTGGGAATGACACTGATACATTCGCATTTCTTTAGGGCAGCCGGGACAGTTATCCTcaatgtaatattataatagACTAATGGGGCTATAGCCCAGTGCTTGAGTTTACACATGCTACCCTTTGCCTTGTGCAGTAACACATCAGTGTAAAAGTAAAATTTATAGTATTGTGTGTTCTCTTCATATGGTCCAGCtataatttattcattcctACGTGTTCAATAGTGCGAAGTAAACATTctaaaaaacacaatgacatcTTCGTAAGTATGCAGATAATTTCACAGAAACTCACTGGATAAAGTCTACATAATATTGGATATCTGCATAGGACAATTACACCGGTCTTGGACTGGGACTGCCTAACGATGCATTTTGTTGTACTGGCTTAGGACAGGTGTCATGCTATTTCCTCTCTTCAGTGTCCTTTTTACTTTATCTGCGCCGAGTTAGACCTCATATATCAATCGATTAACTTCTGTAAACAATCCCGCTGTGAGCCGGGCATATGAGTATAGAGCACTCCGTGACCCGAGTGATCACCCGCTACCTCGTCAAAGCGGAACATTAAGCTAAAACGTTTTTAGCAATGTCACGCTTATAGGCAGGGAAACTATCAATCATCCAGGCACTCTGTGCAGTCATTACTCTGATACAAATCCATACaaatataattgtaaaatattaaatgactATGATAACCATAGGCTTCGTCAAAGAGCATATATTGTGCACATCCTCTTTACAACCCATCTTAAATGTTTATCCGTCATTTAAAGCGGTACAACCTATCAAATTGCCTTTGTGACCCAAAACCCCTAATCTACACATTAGTAGCTTTAATTATGGCCACGGATTCCACTTAAGCGAGTGGAACTTTTCACACTTCGTCAGTAGGGCCTACATAAAGGCGCATCTATGgtgatattttaatttctcCCCCCAAAACTACCACTTTCCAGTCCTTCTGCGACATCTGTTTATAactgacacacagctccacagatAGCGTCTCAAGTTTAACACGCTTAAACACGGCTCTTCTCATCACCCACGGTCTATACAGGTGTGCGAAATATTATGTTGTAATAAACCCATCATTTAAGTCTAACAGATGTACGCCTCGTTCAAAAACAGGAATACAAACCCTTTCATTGTTACACGGGAAATAAATCCTTGTCTGCATGATTGGCAATTCAGAAAGCTCGCTCTAACGTAGTGACAGTTGACTCCCatcacactctccctcttccccccgTTTAAGATGATTTCTCTGCGCTCTCTGAAGGCCGTTTCCCTACTTAGAACCTGCGTCGTGCCACAACCCTTCTGATCGCTGACTTGCTAACTGCATCCTCGACCTCATCCACACCACGCAGTCTGTCGGCTTTTTGGGGCTAATATTTATAGCTTGGATCTCCGTTCGTACAGGCGGAATCTGACGTCAGGACAAATTTGATCTAGCCTGTTTCACAAATTGCTTCTGAAACTGATCCTTGAAAGGAGAGACCCAATCCTACACAATTCCCATGGCCTTGACATAAGGTACAGCGATAAATATACACCGCTAATGAGCAATTACCATATAATCACCCTCCAAATAGCTTACATAATGATAAATTAAACATTGTAGTGTCATGGATTGAGTTTCTCACTTTGTATATTATTTACGAAGGTGGTATTTTTTGCCACCATACTACATATTGaggtaattttgtttttcaaacagaTCATTTGTGTGGTTTATTCCTGTGTAGCGTGCTGGTGTATATATTATCTATATTGTtaaacataatatatatatatatatatatatatatatatatatatatatatatatatatatatatatatatatatagcaatatACATTGTTCTAGTCTAGGTGGGTGAAATTTATTCCATATTTAACTGAAGAGACAAGTAATACTGGCCTTGTTAGGTATTTGAAAGTAACAAGGAAATGTACTTATTAAATCTTGTGTATCCTAAGCATGCACATGTTTATTCCAGGCAAACCCAATTACATGCGTCGTGCAATCCACTTGCCCAATACGTAGCATTCGGTCATGCGCGCACGTAGTCGCAGGGTATGCGTGTGCCAACGTCTCTGCTGCGTACTAAGTCCACTTTGTGTAGTTTACTCCTGCCCACCTCATATCTCAACCACGCgaacacattaatatttaaggAAAACCGTACTTAAAAGATGTCATCCTTAGTGAATTTATTGAAGCAAACGATACTTGTGGCGCAAAGATGTGACATGTGAAACAAGAGATTGCTGGTCTAGGCTGTGTGGTTTTATACCGTCATTTTGTTGAATAATGTAACAGTATAACCTTTTTGCCTAATTAAcgtataatttcatttatttaattatttgatattttattacGGGGTCAGgtgaagaatttttttttgcagtctgcACTGATAATTTTGAAACAAAGATAGTCTACTGTCGTAACTAGTAAGCACTAATAGGGACAACATTTTGTTGTCATTAACTTTTGTTATCATTAAGCTATAATTGGTACATCGCTGAAACGTAAAACTAAACTCAGTTTACCGAATGACTGAATTATGAACCCAATAATGTAATCCATTTAAAGAAAAGGTTCCATCACGTCTGGTCGACACGAAATTATAAtacaaaatgtttccattatCATCGTTTCATTGTAGCTATGTAATTAGCTCATTACAAACTCTCAACCTAAGTTCTAAAATCTAAAGGTAACATCTTTGTGCTCTTACACAGGCCTACAGGGCAGGATTTTTCACTCCTAAGCgcagcattttaaaacttttaaaactaTGCCCAATTTGGGGACAATCAGGTGCACAATAATGGGATCTAATTTAATTCGTATTTTTTGTCACAAACTTGATGTCACTCTCTGAGCACTGGCCCGGTCAATATTCCAccaaaagattttaaaatgtatctttattgtggtttcaaaacagaaatataaaacgCAGAGAATCCTGTACCCCCACGACAGACAATGCGCAGGAAGAGGACCGGGGATTGGACCAGCAGTTGGTACAACGTTCGCAAAAGCAAGGTCGTTTATCCTCATTAAATGCAACTGTTATCAAGTGCCTTAAACCGCGAAACTATGAATTTATATGTGTACATTAACTGATATCTCACGATCTCTTCTCCTCACCCCTAACAACCTTCCAGCGTCATCCCTAGAACAAACACTtacatacacgcacgcatgcacgcacacactcacacacacacacacacacacacacacagcattctcaTAAGTAGTCAAAATGGTATTggacacatttaacaaattatttattcatggaactatatatatatttacagaattatttatatttctatataaaTTGTGCCATAAATTCAGATTTGTAATTTGTTATAATGCACAACATACGTATTGGCGTATCCTACTTACCAATGTCCAACAGTAACTGATTACAGTAATAAGCCCCTAAGAAATGATAGCAAACTTCTCTTTATGGTAACTTGTCTATTTACTTACGATTTTCAGtgttaataaagcaaaatggcCTCCAATAAAGTAGAAAGCATTGATCATAGAACATTATTTTTTGGATATTCACTCAACTCCTTATTGGCTTAGATGGCACTGGTACCGGCGGTCTTCGCTATTatggaagaaaagaaataatgtacatttacGCCAAGACCATCAAAACTTTATCTCCGTCCACTGAGAATAGAAAATATCTAttctgaaaacaacatttaaaatgtcttttttcaaaTACACCATATCCGTGCCTAACAGCATCATAAATAATCAACCCCGCTATAAAAGTGGTGGAACTGACAGTGCACAACGAGGCGTTTTTGTTCGTGGCATGTTATCGTGGTTCTGTAGTGGTTCTGTATTGCTTCTGCGTTGCGTGATGTTATTTAAGGACTCAATTACTGGTAATATAAGGCCTACACAATTAATATGCTAAGTTGTCCTAATTACAGCATTGTGTTGTTTCTATTATATTTAACAAAAGCGATTTTTTTCAAACTTAAATTTTTCAAGTCACGTGCACCacagtatttacatatttttctttgactGTTTACCCTCTTCCTCCCATATTATAAATGAGTGCGCTTAAAACAATATTTGACTCTATCTCGGGGATTTCATATCCCCCATATCCCCCCAAATCTATTTCAGGCCTAACGCTCTGACAACATGATTCTGAAGATTCCTGCGTAATTTGTGACACTGTCAGAATATTGGTCTCGTTGCCCACCAGCGCTTTCTTTCAAGCGCATCACTACAGACCTTGACGCATCGACtgagggggaaagagagtgaaaggCAGTGACAGAGAcggacagacatacagacaggaaggcacagATATTAATAGGAAAGCGTGGAAGTTGAATGCTTGACGGGTGAGCCACTAATTGTAACTCTTTAACCATTACTCTTGCACATTATAGCCTCCATGAGCGCACAGCAATAAGCTCACGCTGACAAAACAGTGAGTCCATGAAGCATAACCATATCTCTGAGGCTAAAGTTTCCATCTTTTGTAAATACAAACGTAAA contains the following coding sequences:
- the emx2 gene encoding homeobox protein EMX2 isoform X2 — translated: MFQPTPKRCFTIESLVAKDNPLPASRSEEPIRPAALSYANSSQMNPFLNGFHSSGRGVYSNPDLVFAEAVSHPPNSAVPVHPVPPPHALAAHPLSSPHSPHPLFASQQRDPSTFYPWLIHRYRYLGHRFQGKSLVSEPENEIQTAETGRGGLGFATEEKGNASHKPVEARDEARQSRGN
- the emx2 gene encoding homeobox protein EMX2 isoform X1, which produces MFQPTPKRCFTIESLVAKDNPLPASRSEEPIRPAALSYANSSQMNPFLNGFHSSGRGVYSNPDLVFAEAVSHPPNSAVPVHPVPPPHALAAHPLSSPHSPHPLFASQQRDPSTFYPWLIHRYRYLGHRFQGNETSPESFLLHNALARKPKRIRTAFSPSQLLRLEHAFEKNHYVVGAERKQLAHSLSLTETQVKVWFQNRRTKFKRQKLEEEGSDSQQKKKGTHHINRWRLATKQGSPEEIDVTSDD